From one Lotus japonicus ecotype B-129 chromosome 3, LjGifu_v1.2 genomic stretch:
- the LOC130749274 gene encoding uncharacterized protein LOC130749274 isoform X2, whose protein sequence is MKALTSYGSKAISERLGVQVLHVSDRPEFCFSLRFRNDRKGSNFWLLKLVQNKGYYPVHALPAKTQVDLEAAEPQVAQSEQINESKFVRVAFQLQKDCDFGEQFLIVGDHPILGSWEPTEALPMTWSDGHVWTIELDMPVGESILFKFILKGKEGDIIWQPGSDRVINTWETMNKIIVFEDWENAELQEIIEEDQFSQSNEKPQDNSEVLISAEILNNPPEALESNEKPQDNSEVLISAEILNNPQEDLESNVSQTSGIQDIQTDAEEKPLAEPVLQHLTSVSSSSSIEKPMAMVAENIDSSEDFVESTSHQKDIRNMIQQNEESANSPRNDVVIHHLGRNGNAAPLKNQEGTIAERSLFDFEGGPVLVPGLVPPSEEAGPGEVEEKTTMGPSVEALETQDQNIPEFSEEQELNDDKPQEVNATIHDDPELLDNEHEEQFHLASAMEDRSRSDPVYGNPLQNDIQWGREKQGARI, encoded by the exons ATGAAAGCCCTCACCAGCTATGGTTCTAAGGCCATTTCTGAGAGGCTAGGAGTTCAAGTCCTACATGTTTCTGATAGACCCGAGTTTTGTTTCTCCCTTCGTTTCAGGAATGATAGAAAAGGCTCCAACTTTTGGCTCCTCAAACTGGTCCAAAACAAGGGTTATTACCCGGTTCATGCTCTGCCAGCAAAAACCCAG GTGGACTTGGAAGCTGCGGAGCCACAAGTTGCACAAAGTGAACAAATAA ATGAATCAAAGTTTGTTCGCGTAGCATTTCAGTTACAAAAAGATTGCGACTTTGGCGAACAGTTTCTAATAGTTGGGGATCATCCTATACTTGGTTCCTGGGAACCTACTGAAGCGTTGCCAATGACATGGTCTGATGGGCATGTATGGACTATTGAGCTG GATATGCCTGTTGGAGAGTCAATCCTGTTCAAATTCATACTGAAAGGAAAAGAAGGTGATATTATATGGCAGCCAGGTTCGGATCGAGTTATCAACACTTGGGAAACTATGAATAAGATCATAGTTTTTGAGGATTGGGAGAATGCTGAACTTCAGGAAATAATAGAGGAAGATCAATTTTCTCAATCAAATGAGAAACCCCAGGATAACTCAGAAGTGCTAATTTCTGCTGAAATTTTGAATAATCCTCCAGAGGCACTGGAATCAAATGAGAAACCCCAGGATAACTCAGAAGTGCTAATTTCTGCTGAAATTTTGAATAATCCTCAAGAGGATCTGGAATCAAATGTATCCCAAACATCTGGCATTCAAGATATACAAACTGATGCAGAGGAGAAACCACTTGCTGAACCAGTCCTGCAACATCTCACTAGTGTTAGTAGCTCTTCCTCAATTGAGAAGCCAATGGCCATGGTTGCAGAAAATatagattcctctgaggatttcGTGGAAAGTACAAGCCACCAAAAGGATATAAGGAATATGATTCAACAGAATGAAGAATCTGCGAATAGTCCCAGAAATGATGTTGTAATACATCATCTTGGAAGGAATGGAAACGCTGCACCACTTAAGAATCAGGAAGGGACGATTGCGGAGCGAAGCTTATTTGATTTTGAAGGAGGTCCTGTTCTTGTACCTGGCTTAGTCCCGCCAAGTGAAGAAGCTGGCCCAGGTGAAGTTGAAGAAAAGACTACCATGGGCCCTTCAGTTGAAGCTTTAGAAACTCAGGATCAGAATATACCAGAG TTCAGTGAGGAGCAAGAATTGAATGATGACAAACCTCAGGAGGTAAATGCAACAATCCATGATGACCCAGAGCTGCTTGACAATGAGCATGAAGAGCAGTTTCATTTAGCCTCAGCAATGGAAGATAGATCAAGGTCCGACCCAGTTTATGGTAATCCTTTGCAAAATGACATCCAGTGGGGCCGTGAAAAG
- the LOC130743953 gene encoding F-box protein CPR1-like: MALLESLLVLFVSVSLKMVKVLDSCQNTTMLSIFHSTKLVSRKSLFMEVDDDEIAMCHGFGIDCVSDKYKVVLVIPDPSSDNLHITVTKVYAFGDDSWTTIQGSSFLGDTTNGLGKFVGNTLNLGGNPEGPIEAVLKDCLCVCYDHEETHLVVWLMKEYGVKESWVKLMAIPHVELQVFGFVPHIEPLCMSEDGVVLVYTTFFE, from the exons ATGGCTTTATTGGAGTCATTGCTTGTTCTTTTTGTCTCAGTTAGTTTGAAGATGGTGAAAGTGTTAGATTCTTGCCAAAACACAACCATGCTCTCCATCTTCCATTCTACCAAGTTGGTTTCTAGGAAATCACTGTTTATGGaggttgatgatgatgagattGCAATGTGTCATGGTTTTGGTATTGATTGTGTGAGTGATAAGTACAAGGTAGTGCTTGTTATTCCTGATCCTAGTAGTGATAATCTTCACATAACAGTTACTAAAGTTTATGCATTTGGTGATGATTCTTGGACCACAATTCAGGGTTCGAGTTTCCTTGGTGATACCACAAATGGGTTAGGGAAATTTGTGGGTAACACTTTGAATTTGGGTGGCAA CCCTGAGGGGCCTATAGAAGCAGTTTTGAAAGATTGTCTTTGTGTTTGTTATGATCATGAGGAAACCCATTTGGTTGTGTGGCTAATGAAGGAGTATGGAGTTAAGGAGTCTTGGGTTAAATTGATGGCTATCCCTCATGTGGAACTTCAGGTTTTTGGGTTTGTGCCTCATATAGAGCCATTGTGCATGTCAGAGGATGGTGTGGTTCTAGTGTATACTACCTTCTTCGAGTAG
- the LOC130749779 gene encoding 30S ribosomal protein S31, chloroplastic: MATLLLQSLPPLPIQLQSSSSHLSFSQSQTFSSPLCTSFTSLSTSATSSISPTPSVYCGRGDRKTERGKRFNHSFGNARPKDKKKGRGPPRLYAPPAPTKKDKFEDNEVVKIDIDESLFSG, translated from the exons ATGGCAACCCTGCTTCTACAATCGCTTCCCCCACTCCCCATTCAATTGCAAAGTTCCTCCTCTCACCTTTCTTTCTCTCAGTCTCAAACTTTCTCTTCACCGCTCTGCACTTCGTTCACTTCTCTCTCAACCTCTGCAACCTCCTCCATTTCACCAACCCCTTCTG TGTACTGTGGCAGAGGTGATAGGAAAACTGAAAGGGGAAAGCGCTTCAACCATTCATTTGGAAAT GCAAGGCCAAAGGACAAGAAGAAGGGTAGAGGACCGCCGAGGCTTTATGCTCCACCAGCACCTACCAAGAAAGATAAGTTCGAAGATAATGAGGTGGTGAAGATTGATATTGATGAGTCCCTCTTTTCTGGCTGA